The Mytilus edulis chromosome 12, xbMytEdul2.2, whole genome shotgun sequence genome contains a region encoding:
- the LOC139497718 gene encoding E3 ubiquitin-protein ligase DZIP3-like, with protein sequence MASLSEEEEKYLRMHLLLTGICPRAVRIFFDKEFPPACLYTSLKKEYHKLFDLKMKRLINQSQWNLLFPRFPDVPDSKTFDVTLVTTLLRNLTPMNPQSCGFDCLPHPMETTPAADLTRIKYYRNYLAYLKNINIESHYFNTAWTDITDVCIN encoded by the exons ATGGCGTCTCTGTCTGAAGAGGAAGAAAAATATCTTCGGATGCATTTGTTACTAACAGGAATTTGTCCTCGTGCAGTTAGAATCTTTTTTGATAAGGAGTTTCCTCCAGCATGTCTATATACGTCATTAAAGAAGGAGTATCACAAATTGTTTGACTTGAAAATGAAacgtttaatcaaccaatcacaGTGGAATCTTCTGTTTCCAAGATTTCCTG ATGTTCCAGATTCTAAAACTTTTGATGTGACCCTGGTGACTACATTACTGAGGAACTTGACTCCAATGAATCCTCAATCTTGTGGCTTTGACTGTTTACCTCATCCTATGGAAACCACACCAGCTGCAGATCTAACAAGAATCAAATACTACAGAAATTACCTAGCTTATCTGAAAAATATCAACATTGAATCTCATTACTTCAACACAGCATGGACTGATATAACTGATGTATGTATAAATTAA